The following are from one region of the Vibrio rarus genome:
- a CDS encoding BolA family protein yields MLQQLIEKKLDQHFSPHHLKVINESYKHNVPEGSESHFKVIIVSDRFENLRSVARHRLVNQALCDELAGGVHALSMHTLTKNEWKEQQFPASPDCMGGGH; encoded by the coding sequence ATGCTACAGCAATTAATCGAGAAGAAATTGGATCAACATTTCTCTCCTCATCATCTAAAAGTGATTAATGAAAGTTATAAGCATAATGTGCCTGAAGGCTCTGAAAGCCACTTTAAAGTCATTATTGTCAGCGATAGATTTGAGAATCTACGTAGTGTTGCCCGTCACCGCTTAGTTAACCAAGCGCTGTGTGATGAGTTAGCAGGTGGGGTTCATGCACTTTCAATGCATACATTAACTAAAAATGAATGGAAAGAGCAGCAGTTTCCAGCCTCTCCTGATTGTATGGGAGGAGGGCACTAG